The proteins below come from a single Chitinophaga pinensis DSM 2588 genomic window:
- a CDS encoding sigma 54-interacting transcriptional regulator, with protein sequence MQQSKSATRKIQKVASTVSVENDIELTRLLLSLAMDIARVRAKSDLMNLVKERFSSFFSFSHCTISVPSGRPQHYKAFMLDTSSLIKEHTQYHELVTADWPIGVEWMVAAIDKGEPFICHLAKMKAAGELTDNMQIVYDAGVAETLNCGLIFENEVIGVLSFFSKTPDNFQLAIFPVVKAISSHISLAVANIMARDEIEQKIREREALLSISDAIGRLKDRTGLLELINTQLKKLFRFTYSLVVKLSDDEQSCAAFLLDPDSTSRSHPDYETISSRRYPVNDGMISHILAANAPLVIDIEKEATAVNAPDYMIMQFNAGLRECVGVTLRDNNQRPMGIILFYADGKGWFNANVQNLIHAVSFHLATAMVNISHHEYIQAREAENEMLLSISHSIASISDKSKLVPTIKKILQTRLNFSDIAIVQYNVAKGLYKVILEDCEKANQHQDFEGIAFREYSLQDGLHNRVMASDSAVLLSVAALQKVGGIHFDFLAEAGINEIAGVRLMHNNEVFGGMTLLAENINSFSADDMRLIERFSYHLSGLVANMLANEAIQQREKEKEILLSFSADIARTRGAEALIAVMRQRLKSIFHFNDITVGIFNAEKTAFKVLVADVEERRTSHPEFKEIAFAEYPIADGIHDMLLHSDKPELFYIENLLMKNPGRHPGIQFIFERGIKEIAGVKLVNQNEDIGFITMLSEERNSFRHRDLHLLKGISDQVAVAVANILADEKIGQQLKEINGYKEKLEEEKLYLQQEISSVYTHTDIIGAGPEMQRVFHMLSQVSFAQSTVLILGETGTGKELIARAIHNGSPRKNKLMVKVNCAALPANLIESELFGHERGSFTGAIERRIGKFELANHGTLFLDEIGEMPLDLQVKLLRAIQEREIERIGGKSTIKTDVRIIAATNRNLQKEVAEGRFRSDLYYRLNVFPIVLPPLRDRKEDISLLAAHFIERFARSTGRKNIKLSSTAMKQLTAYNWPGNVRELEHVLERSILLTQGNIIREIHLSSQPKSEAKVRQEEDFSRTLDEMERDYILGVLNKCKGKIFGPGGAAEILGLHVSTLNHRIRKLGIQKEHTYFLKKP encoded by the coding sequence ATGCAGCAATCAAAATCGGCCACACGGAAAATACAAAAGGTAGCATCCACTGTATCCGTGGAGAACGACATCGAACTGACCCGGCTACTATTGTCCCTCGCAATGGATATTGCCAGGGTAAGGGCAAAAAGTGACCTGATGAACCTGGTGAAAGAGCGCTTCAGCAGCTTTTTCTCTTTCAGTCACTGTACTATTTCTGTGCCTTCCGGCAGACCGCAGCATTACAAAGCCTTTATGCTGGATACAAGTTCGCTGATAAAAGAACACACACAGTATCACGAACTGGTGACTGCCGACTGGCCCATAGGTGTTGAATGGATGGTAGCAGCCATTGACAAAGGAGAACCGTTTATCTGTCACCTGGCTAAAATGAAAGCTGCCGGTGAACTGACTGATAACATGCAGATCGTATATGATGCCGGCGTGGCAGAAACACTTAACTGTGGTTTGATATTCGAAAATGAAGTGATCGGGGTATTGTCCTTTTTCTCCAAAACGCCGGATAATTTTCAACTAGCTATTTTCCCGGTTGTAAAGGCTATTTCCAGCCATATTTCTTTGGCAGTAGCCAATATCATGGCAAGGGACGAAATAGAGCAAAAGATCAGGGAAAGAGAGGCTTTATTGAGCATCAGTGATGCTATTGGTCGCTTAAAAGATCGCACAGGATTACTGGAACTGATTAACACCCAACTGAAAAAACTTTTCCGTTTTACCTATAGTCTGGTCGTCAAACTTAGTGATGACGAACAATCTTGTGCCGCGTTCCTGCTGGATCCGGACTCTACCAGCCGCTCACATCCTGATTACGAAACAATCAGCTCCCGCCGGTACCCGGTGAATGACGGCATGATCAGTCATATACTGGCAGCCAATGCACCCCTGGTGATCGATATTGAAAAAGAAGCTACTGCGGTGAACGCGCCTGATTATATGATCATGCAATTCAACGCCGGACTAAGAGAATGTGTGGGCGTCACATTGCGTGACAATAATCAGCGCCCTATGGGTATCATCCTGTTTTATGCAGATGGAAAAGGCTGGTTTAATGCCAATGTACAGAACCTGATCCATGCAGTGTCTTTCCATCTGGCAACGGCGATGGTGAATATCAGTCACCATGAGTATATCCAGGCCAGAGAAGCAGAGAATGAAATGCTGTTGTCTATCAGCCATTCTATTGCCAGTATCTCTGATAAGAGTAAACTGGTGCCTACTATTAAAAAGATCCTGCAAACGCGCCTGAATTTCTCTGATATTGCGATCGTACAATACAACGTGGCAAAGGGACTATATAAAGTGATCCTGGAAGATTGTGAGAAAGCCAATCAACACCAGGATTTTGAAGGCATTGCTTTCCGCGAATATTCTTTACAGGATGGTTTGCATAACCGTGTCATGGCCTCGGATAGCGCTGTATTGCTCTCCGTAGCAGCACTGCAGAAAGTTGGCGGCATACACTTTGATTTTCTCGCAGAAGCAGGTATCAATGAAATCGCGGGCGTCCGTCTCATGCATAACAATGAAGTCTTCGGAGGCATGACATTACTTGCTGAAAATATCAATTCTTTTTCTGCGGATGATATGCGGCTGATAGAACGGTTCTCTTATCATCTGTCAGGACTGGTAGCTAATATGCTGGCCAACGAAGCCATCCAGCAACGTGAAAAGGAAAAGGAGATCCTGTTATCATTCAGCGCTGACATCGCAAGGACCAGGGGGGCGGAGGCATTAATTGCCGTTATGCGGCAACGCCTGAAAAGCATCTTTCATTTCAATGATATTACTGTGGGCATCTTTAATGCGGAAAAGACGGCTTTCAAGGTCTTGGTGGCTGATGTGGAAGAGCGCCGTACTTCGCATCCGGAATTCAAAGAGATCGCTTTTGCAGAATATCCGATTGCTGATGGTATCCATGATATGCTGTTGCATTCTGATAAACCGGAACTCTTTTACATAGAAAATCTGTTGATGAAAAATCCCGGAAGACATCCCGGGATACAGTTCATCTTCGAACGCGGGATCAAGGAAATTGCCGGCGTAAAGCTGGTGAATCAGAATGAAGACATTGGTTTTATTACCATGTTATCCGAAGAAAGAAATTCCTTCCGCCATAGAGATCTGCATCTCCTGAAAGGGATTTCCGACCAGGTAGCCGTAGCGGTAGCGAATATACTGGCAGATGAAAAGATTGGTCAGCAACTGAAAGAGATCAACGGGTATAAGGAGAAGCTGGAAGAAGAGAAATTATACCTGCAGCAGGAGATCAGCAGTGTATATACGCATACGGACATCATCGGTGCAGGGCCTGAAATGCAACGCGTATTCCATATGCTGTCACAGGTTTCCTTTGCACAAAGTACCGTATTGATACTGGGAGAAACAGGTACGGGTAAAGAATTGATTGCGCGGGCCATCCATAACGGCTCTCCCCGTAAAAATAAACTGATGGTAAAGGTGAACTGCGCGGCATTGCCGGCCAACCTGATAGAAAGCGAACTATTCGGTCATGAACGGGGGAGTTTCACTGGTGCGATAGAAAGGAGGATCGGGAAATTTGAACTGGCCAACCATGGTACGCTCTTCCTGGATGAAATAGGGGAGATGCCGCTGGACCTTCAGGTAAAACTTCTGCGGGCCATCCAGGAAAGAGAAATAGAGCGTATCGGTGGGAAAAGTACCATCAAAACAGACGTCAGGATCATAGCTGCTACTAATCGTAATCTACAAAAAGAAGTGGCTGAAGGCCGTTTCCGCAGCGACCTGTATTATCGCCTGAATGTATTCCCGATCGTACTTCCGCCTTTACGGGACCGTAAGGAAGATATATCGCTGCTGGCAGCACACTTTATTGAACGCTTTGCCAGAAGCACGGGTCGCAAGAATATCAAACTGTCCAGCACCGCCATGAAACAGCTGACAGCTTACAACTGGCCGGGAAATGTACGGGAACTGGAACACGTACTGGAAAGAAGTATTCTACTGACACAGGGTAATATCATCCGGGAGATCCACCTTTCGTCTCAACCAAAGTCAGAGGCGAAAGTGCGCCAGGAAGAAGATTTCAGCCGAACCCTGGATGAAATGGAACGTGATTACATACTGGGTGTACTGAACAAGTGTAAAGGGAAAATATTCGGTCCCGGCGGTGCAGCCGAAATATTGGGGCTTCATGTATCTACCCTGAATCACCGGATCAGAAAGCTGGGCATACAGAAAGAACATACCTATTTTCTGAAGAAACCATAA
- a CDS encoding sigma-54-dependent transcriptional regulator encodes MKEKILIVEDIFIEANNLQMIMERAGYTVSGIAASAEMALQMIGQNRPDFVLIDIYLKGKLTGIDLAKQLRQQHIAFIYLSAYSTKQILDEAKATFPYGFLVKPFREREVLITLEIARYLHANSLEAVMRNRDTKEREIQPMLRRYGIIGESQRLQQTMQHLSVVAPSDTSVLITGESGTGKEKIADLIHRLSGRASKPLIKVNCAAMPAELIESLLFGHEKGAFSGALERHIGKFEQASGGSIFLDEIGEMPVDMQVKLLRVLQEKEIERIGAMHSQKVDVRIISATSRNLEKEVADGRFRMDFYYRLNVFPLHLPPLRERREDIPALVDYFLEMHCRNIGRPLVTVTRRVMDSLILYSWPGNIRELEHLIERSVLLCEGPVITQITLPEKIEYVPVAQEERVKTMQENEREHIIDVLRRCRGKIFGKGGAAELLSMNVSTLNYRIRKLGINKDELRMPG; translated from the coding sequence ATGAAAGAAAAAATACTGATCGTCGAAGATATTTTTATTGAAGCAAATAACCTCCAGATGATCATGGAGCGCGCGGGCTACACGGTAAGCGGCATTGCTGCTTCTGCGGAGATGGCGTTGCAGATGATCGGACAGAACAGACCTGATTTTGTACTAATAGATATCTATCTGAAAGGGAAACTGACGGGCATAGATCTGGCGAAGCAGTTGCGGCAACAACACATCGCTTTTATCTATCTCTCTGCCTATTCTACCAAGCAGATCCTGGATGAAGCAAAAGCGACTTTTCCCTATGGTTTCCTGGTAAAACCCTTCCGGGAAAGGGAAGTGCTGATCACGTTGGAAATAGCGCGTTACCTGCACGCCAATAGTCTGGAAGCAGTAATGAGGAACCGGGATACAAAAGAAAGAGAAATACAACCCATGCTCCGCCGTTATGGTATTATAGGAGAAAGTCAGCGTTTACAGCAGACGATGCAACACTTGTCAGTAGTAGCGCCTTCTGATACGTCGGTACTTATTACAGGGGAAAGCGGTACCGGGAAAGAGAAGATAGCCGATCTGATACACCGTTTATCCGGCAGAGCATCAAAACCCCTGATTAAGGTGAACTGTGCGGCCATGCCCGCAGAACTGATTGAGTCCCTCTTATTCGGGCATGAGAAAGGGGCCTTCTCCGGTGCATTGGAACGGCACATTGGTAAATTTGAACAAGCCAGTGGTGGTTCCATCTTCCTGGATGAAATAGGAGAGATGCCGGTGGATATGCAGGTCAAGCTGCTGCGGGTGCTCCAGGAAAAGGAAATTGAACGTATCGGCGCGATGCACTCACAGAAAGTGGACGTCCGGATTATCTCTGCTACCAGCAGGAACCTGGAAAAAGAGGTAGCTGATGGCCGGTTCCGTATGGATTTCTATTACCGGCTGAATGTATTTCCCCTGCACCTGCCGCCCCTGAGAGAAAGACGGGAAGATATTCCGGCCTTGGTAGATTATTTCCTGGAAATGCACTGCCGGAATATAGGACGTCCCCTGGTGACGGTGACGCGGAGGGTCATGGATTCCCTGATATTGTATTCCTGGCCGGGGAATATCCGGGAACTGGAACACCTGATCGAACGGTCGGTATTATTGTGTGAGGGACCGGTGATCACCCAGATTACCTTGCCGGAAAAAATAGAATATGTACCTGTTGCGCAGGAAGAACGGGTCAAAACCATGCAGGAAAATGAAAGAGAACATATCATCGACGTACTGAGACGTTGCAGGGGGAAGATCTTTGGCAAAGGAGGAGCGGCAGAATTGCTTTCCATGAATGTTTCCACCCTGAATTACCGGATCAGAAAGCTGGGGATCAACAAGGATGAACTGCGGATGCCCGGGTAA
- a CDS encoding alpha/beta hydrolase, producing the protein MEKIKSKTIVFITGAYVSNRCWDDWNRYFQRQGYTTVAPSWPQKEGDPAALRGRQPNMALAAVDLPQVLDSYISAIKKLPEKPILIGHSFGGMITQVLLNKGYGVAGVAIHAVPPKGVFPYEINFLKSNTAALGFFSTVNTTYLMPFKTWQFAFTNGMSLAEQQTSYEQLTIPESRRAIRGALSNEAKVDFKKPQGPLLILAGSEDQCIPPGLCERVYARYNNSSVVDFKLKKRNHYVLGLPTWKEDADEILQWITQH; encoded by the coding sequence ATGGAAAAGATCAAATCAAAAACCATTGTATTCATCACCGGAGCATACGTTAGTAACCGCTGTTGGGACGACTGGAACCGCTATTTTCAGCGTCAGGGCTATACTACAGTCGCTCCCTCCTGGCCACAGAAAGAAGGAGATCCCGCTGCTCTTCGTGGTCGTCAGCCCAATATGGCACTGGCAGCAGTCGATCTGCCGCAGGTACTGGACAGCTATATCAGCGCTATCAAAAAGTTGCCGGAAAAGCCTATCCTGATCGGACATTCATTTGGCGGAATGATAACCCAGGTGCTCCTGAACAAAGGATACGGCGTTGCCGGAGTGGCTATACACGCCGTGCCGCCTAAAGGAGTTTTCCCTTACGAAATCAATTTCCTCAAATCCAATACGGCTGCTTTAGGTTTCTTTTCTACGGTCAATACCACTTACCTGATGCCGTTCAAAACATGGCAGTTCGCTTTCACCAATGGTATGTCACTGGCTGAGCAGCAAACCAGCTACGAGCAGCTGACTATTCCTGAATCCAGAAGGGCAATCAGGGGCGCTTTGAGCAATGAAGCGAAGGTGGACTTTAAAAAGCCACAGGGACCTTTACTGATACTGGCAGGGTCGGAAGACCAGTGTATCCCGCCAGGCTTATGCGAGCGGGTATATGCACGTTACAATAACTCGTCTGTAGTCGATTTTAAGCTGAAAAAGCGTAACCACTATGTATTGGGGCTGCCCACCTGGAAAGAAGATGCGGACGAGATCCTGCAATGGATAACACAGCATTGA
- a CDS encoding OsmC family peroxiredoxin — translation MKRYAKAIWHGAGKDGRGHMTTESEALDKQVYSFSSRFTSEEGTNPEELLAAAHAGCFTMKLSFVLDEAGYFPEALETTAYVNFENGVITASRLVVTGKVWGISPDDFDVCVREAKRNCPVSMALNIMITTEANLQNW, via the coding sequence ATGAAACGATATGCGAAAGCCATATGGCATGGTGCCGGGAAAGATGGCAGAGGACATATGACGACAGAAAGTGAAGCACTTGATAAGCAGGTCTATTCTTTTAGCAGCAGATTTACCAGCGAAGAAGGCACCAATCCTGAAGAATTGCTGGCAGCTGCACATGCAGGCTGTTTTACCATGAAGCTGAGCTTTGTACTCGATGAAGCGGGCTACTTTCCTGAAGCGTTGGAAACCACCGCCTACGTAAACTTTGAAAATGGCGTCATCACAGCATCCCGGTTGGTCGTGACAGGAAAGGTGTGGGGGATAAGTCCGGACGATTTTGACGTATGTGTCCGGGAAGCTAAAAGGAACTGTCCGGTGAGTATGGCATTGAATATTATGATTACAACAGAAGCTAATCTGCAAAACTGGTGA
- a CDS encoding AraC family transcriptional regulator, with the protein MTNDAFLTSLTITKFEQTTTVVSHPVQAAGQTNGFEIIWVEKGAGYCQIDQKRYAISNNALICVQPGQQWKLHPTSPCQGLLIFLADVDPRNNMNGWEMTWVGNLVHLLAVCPVMEAEEPFAHNFRTVMAQISREYDHQQESSMPIIQRYLDIILLYVSRQLGSFRTTHLSGKSKLVREFSMLVDSKFRDLKLVTQYASRLRISPNYLNEAVKSILGYPASHYIRNRIILEAKRKAIYSNESMKEIAYSLGFDNTAHFSKYFKNSSGMCFSTFKKEGNNIFEPA; encoded by the coding sequence ATGACCAACGACGCTTTTTTGACATCCTTGACTATCACAAAATTTGAACAAACCACAACTGTTGTCAGCCATCCTGTCCAGGCTGCCGGTCAAACAAACGGTTTTGAGATCATCTGGGTGGAAAAAGGTGCAGGATATTGCCAGATTGACCAGAAAAGATACGCTATCAGCAACAATGCGCTTATCTGCGTACAGCCCGGACAGCAATGGAAACTACATCCTACAAGTCCCTGCCAGGGGCTACTGATCTTCCTGGCGGACGTGGACCCCAGAAACAACATGAATGGCTGGGAAATGACCTGGGTAGGCAACCTGGTACACCTGCTGGCTGTTTGTCCGGTAATGGAGGCAGAAGAGCCCTTTGCCCACAACTTTCGCACCGTCATGGCGCAGATCTCCAGGGAGTACGACCATCAGCAGGAGTCCAGTATGCCTATTATTCAGCGTTACCTTGACATTATCCTGCTGTACGTATCCCGGCAACTGGGTTCTTTCAGAACCACTCATTTATCAGGAAAATCAAAACTGGTAAGGGAATTCAGTATGCTGGTAGATAGTAAGTTCCGGGACCTGAAACTGGTAACCCAGTATGCCTCACGCCTCCGGATCTCACCCAATTACCTGAATGAGGCCGTCAAAAGTATTCTGGGATATCCTGCCAGCCATTACATCCGTAACAGGATCATCCTGGAGGCCAAGCGAAAGGCCATCTATTCTAATGAGAGCATGAAGGAAATCGCTTATTCACTGGGGTTTGACAATACGGCGCACTTCAGTAAATACTTCAAGAATTCAAGTGGTATGTGTTTCTCTACATTCAAGAAAGAGGGGAATAACATTTTTGAACCGGCGTAA
- a CDS encoding Gfo/Idh/MocA family protein → MERRDFIKTGGLAGLGAGLTILNFPVFGKNAPSNKLVLGVMGINSRGNWLAQCAAKLPGAEIGYVCDVEDGAIARGLKAISGAQEKKPTVIKDIRQLLEKKDLDALFVATPDHWHAPAAIMATAAGKHVYVEKPCAHNPAEGEMLVAAAKKFNRLVQMGSQRRSWPNMQQAVLEIKEQQVLGKIYYGKSWYLNNRKPIGIGKKIPVPDTLNWDLWQGPAPRRDYLNNIVHYDWHWRWHWGTSETCNNATHELDCLRWFMDLEFPTKVTSAGGRYAYPKDDWETPDTQTLNFEFEGGKAISWEGRSCSNYKVEGSDRGFAIFGENGTLYVPGNDSYKIIDNQGKTVKEVKQAAPTEQKATNVVSPAGEYYDAIHINNFLESIRGNATLNAEINIGYRSTLLPLLGNIAQRTGTILHTDPSNGHILNNPEATKLWKREYEKGWAPKI, encoded by the coding sequence ATGGAAAGAAGAGACTTTATTAAAACAGGCGGTTTGGCCGGCCTGGGAGCTGGTCTGACGATACTCAATTTCCCCGTATTCGGTAAAAATGCGCCCAGTAACAAACTGGTATTAGGTGTTATGGGCATCAATTCCAGGGGTAACTGGCTGGCACAATGCGCGGCGAAGCTGCCTGGTGCAGAAATCGGTTATGTATGTGATGTGGAAGACGGTGCTATCGCCAGGGGATTGAAGGCCATTTCCGGTGCGCAGGAGAAGAAACCAACCGTCATCAAAGATATCCGGCAGTTGCTGGAAAAGAAAGACCTGGATGCCCTGTTCGTGGCTACACCAGATCACTGGCACGCACCTGCGGCGATTATGGCCACCGCTGCAGGTAAACATGTCTATGTAGAAAAACCCTGTGCCCACAATCCGGCGGAAGGGGAAATGCTCGTAGCTGCCGCAAAGAAATTCAACCGCCTGGTACAGATGGGTAGTCAGCGCCGCTCCTGGCCCAATATGCAACAGGCTGTCCTGGAAATAAAAGAACAACAGGTATTAGGTAAGATCTATTATGGCAAAAGCTGGTATCTGAATAACCGTAAGCCGATTGGTATCGGTAAAAAAATACCTGTGCCGGATACCCTCAACTGGGACCTCTGGCAGGGACCTGCTCCCCGTCGCGACTACCTGAACAATATCGTACACTATGACTGGCACTGGCGCTGGCATTGGGGTACTTCTGAAACCTGTAATAACGCCACACACGAACTGGATTGCCTCCGTTGGTTCATGGACCTGGAATTCCCAACGAAAGTCACCTCCGCCGGCGGCCGCTACGCCTATCCAAAAGATGACTGGGAAACACCAGATACCCAGACACTGAATTTTGAATTTGAGGGAGGTAAAGCCATTTCCTGGGAAGGCAGAAGCTGCAGTAACTATAAAGTAGAAGGCAGTGACCGAGGTTTCGCCATATTCGGAGAAAACGGCACCCTGTACGTTCCCGGCAATGACAGCTATAAAATCATCGATAACCAGGGTAAAACGGTCAAAGAGGTAAAACAGGCTGCTCCTACCGAACAAAAAGCGACCAATGTGGTAAGTCCGGCAGGTGAATACTATGATGCTATCCATATCAATAACTTCCTGGAAAGCATCCGTGGAAACGCTACCCTCAATGCAGAGATCAATATTGGTTATCGTAGTACCTTATTGCCGCTGCTGGGCAATATCGCACAACGTACCGGCACTATCCTGCACACAGACCCGTCCAACGGACATATTCTCAATAATCCGGAAGCCACGAAACTCTGGAAAAGAGAATATGAAAAAGGCTGGGCGCCAAAAATCTAA